CAGGGCCAGGAAGGGCGTTGTCATCACGACCGGCGGGTACGAGTACAGCAAAGCCATGAGAAAGGCTTTTCTCGAGGGACCGGGTGTGGAAGGCTGGGCGTTCTATGGTTCTCCGGATAACACGGGCGACGGCATTGCCATGGCCATGGCGGTCGGTGCAGGCCTGGCGAAGGTGGGGAAAGCGGCATCGAGAATCATCACGGCGGTTCCCCTGCGGTATCACGGCCTGAAGGCGGGTCTGATCACGCCGGCCGTGGGACGTCCGAACGCAATCGTCGTCGACAACTACGGCGATCGTTATGCGGCGGAACATCTCGTGACGAAAGACCCGAGCCGCTACTTCTTTTACAAGGAGGCGGTAAAGTTCGACATCCTCGAGCTCATCTATCCCCGGGTTCCCAGCTGGTTTGTTTTTGACGAGACCCTCCGTTCGACCTTCACCATCACAAATCTCGGGATCTCAACCGCCGGTTTCGGAATCGTCCCCTGGTCGAAAGACAACATGGATGCCGTTCGCAGGGGATGGATCCTCCAGGGGAACAGCATCGAGGAGATTGCGGCAAAGATCAGGAACCACCCGGAGAACAGAAAACTCATGGATTCGCAGAGGCTTGTCAAGGCCGTGGCAGGATTCAACGAATCGTGTGCCAAGGGAAAGGATGAGACCTTCGGCCGGCTGGCCGCCACCCTGAAACCGGTAGAGAAGGCGCCCTTTTATGCACTGCCCCTCTACCCGGGTGGGCCGAATACAAAAGGCGGCATCGCCGCCAATGCTGCTCGGGAGGTCCTGACTTGGGAAGGCAAGCCCATTCCAAGGCTCTACACGGCCGGCGAAATTTCCTCGGCCTTGAAGTTCGTCTACCAGGGCGGCGGAAATCTGACGGAGTGCATCGTCTTCGGCCGGATCGCCGGAAAGAATGCCGCGGCGCTGAAACCCTGGAAATGAAGGGGTGATTTGACATGAAGCGAAACCGGATCGGAAGAACGTGCATGCTGATGTTGGCTGCCGTGCTGCTGGCTGCGGCGGCCGCGCTGTCCGTCTCGGCTGCGGACCCGGCCTCCACCCCGAAAGCGAAGTTCCTGGCGGACCGGCACCAGGAGCGGGGCGTCACGTGTGACAAGTGCCACAAGGAGAGCCCGCCGAAGGCCGCCGTTCCCACGAAGGTCTGCTTTGAGTGCCACGGCGACTACGACCGGCTCGCGCAGCGGACGAAGCAGGTGGAGCCCAACCCGCATGCATCCCATGAGGGAAATCTGAACTGCGAGGCCTGCCACCACGGCCACAAGCCCCCGACGGATCATTGCGGGGGGTGCCACACCTTTGCCCTGAAGGTGAAGTAGCAGCCTTCCGGCTTTTCGTCAGTCAGGCCGCCCTCTTCGCCGGAGAGGGCGGCTTTTTTATCCTGAATGGGTCGGGAGGATCGTTGTGTCGG
This DNA window, taken from Syntrophales bacterium, encodes the following:
- a CDS encoding FAD-dependent oxidoreductase; amino-acid sequence: MSETKSDRRISRRSFLKGTAAVTGAAALTGIGVTEAAARTAIPRKWNLEADVVILGFGGAGACAAIEAAERGARVLVLEKQPEAKLINNTRMSGGIYHCPDPTGDRAALKEYAKAMFSGENIPWKLEGEQPEWSDGLAEAWAEYAPQNVDFLQKLDPQYKTVGFSAFAGAAFPKFPGAKDCKYRVFGSTFTGQASFNEATMNKPKMEKMNGEAFFYVLAEGARKKGVRIVYETPAKRLVQNDRGEVIGVIAAKKGGGEVAVRARKGVVITTGGYEYSKAMRKAFLEGPGVEGWAFYGSPDNTGDGIAMAMAVGAGLAKVGKAASRIITAVPLRYHGLKAGLITPAVGRPNAIVVDNYGDRYAAEHLVTKDPSRYFFYKEAVKFDILELIYPRVPSWFVFDETLRSTFTITNLGISTAGFGIVPWSKDNMDAVRRGWILQGNSIEEIAAKIRNHPENRKLMDSQRLVKAVAGFNESCAKGKDETFGRLAATLKPVEKAPFYALPLYPGGPNTKGGIAANAAREVLTWEGKPIPRLYTAGEISSALKFVYQGGGNLTECIVFGRIAGKNAAALKPWK
- a CDS encoding cytochrome c3 family protein, which gives rise to MLMLAAVLLAAAAALSVSAADPASTPKAKFLADRHQERGVTCDKCHKESPPKAAVPTKVCFECHGDYDRLAQRTKQVEPNPHASHEGNLNCEACHHGHKPPTDHCGGCHTFALKVK